A window of the Salvelinus fontinalis isolate EN_2023a chromosome 26, ASM2944872v1, whole genome shotgun sequence genome harbors these coding sequences:
- the LOC129823968 gene encoding G-protein coupled receptor 55-like yields the protein MKTNCSFTEVDRLMKSLELAIYVPIFVCGLVLNILALVVFCFLLRKWTESTIYMTNLALLDLLLLLLLPFKMHATIHHWEAHHRFLCSFLESLYFVGMYGSIYTIACIAMDRWVAICHPFRAKQLRSRRAALGICILVWVVVLGGTSPIYSFRTAGNGSFHCFHGFSEKGWRPDVISCLLGFGFVGPALVLVVCSAQSIRTLRQSDKESHKNRACVRIIYSSICAFLVPFTPSHLGILLQFLVRQDVIQDCMAKTNISLFLQVAMSLANITCCLDALCYYFITREVRTSKQTFTFKRSRSSSQRRATTSTSEL from the exons ATGAAAACCAACTGCTCCTTCACCGAGGTAGACCGCCTCATGAAATCACTGGAACTTGCCATCTATGTGCCCATCTTCGTGTGCGGCCTTGTCCTCAACATCCTGGCCCTGGTTGTCTTCTGCTTCCTCCTCCGCAAGTGGACAGAGTCCACCATCTACATGACCAACCTGGCCCTCCTggacctccttctcctcctcctgctcccctTCAAGATGCACGCCACCATCCACCACTGGGAGGCCCACCACCGCTTCCTCTGCTCCTTCCTGGAGAGCCTGTACTTTGTGGGCATGTATGGCAGCATCTACACCATTGCCTGCATAGCCATGGACCGCTGGGTGGCCATATGCCACCCCTTCCGCGCCAAGCAGCTCCGCTCCCGCCGGGCCGCTCTGGGGATCTGCATCCTGGTctgggtggtggtgctggggggcACCTCACCCATCTACTCATTCCGCACGGCGGGAAATGGGTCCTTCCACTGCTTCCACGGCTTCTCGGAGAAGGGCTGGCGCCCAGATGTGATCAGCTGCCTCTTGGGCTTTGGGTTTGTGGGGCCAGCCCTGGTGCTGGTGGTGTGTTCGGCCCAGAGCATCCGGACGCTGAGGCAGTCCGACAAAGAGAGCCATAAGAACAGAGCCTGTGTGAGGATCATCTACAGCAGTATCTGTGCCTTCCTGGTCCCCTTCACGCCTAGCCACCTGGGCATCCTGCTGCAGTTCCTG GTACGTCAAGACGTGATCCAGGACTGCATGGCCAAGACGAATATCAGCCTGTTCCTGCAGGTGGCCATGAGTCTGGCCAACATCACGTGTTGTCTGGACGCTCTGTGTTACTACTTCATCACCAGGGAAGTGAGGACCTCCAAGCAGACCTTCACCTTCAAGAGGTCCAGGTCCAGCAGCCAGAGAAGAGCCACCACCAGCACCTCAGAGCTCTGA